From the genome of Metarhizium brunneum chromosome 4, complete sequence, one region includes:
- the DBP5 gene encoding ATP-dependent RNA helicase DBP5, which translates to MSDLASRITKPEEPAADAPKDDAPKDDAAASNAQVDGASAALGGSALYEADGDVEVTISGADNDAPIYSAATWDDLGLSEQILKGLLAENFLKPSKIQGKSLPLMLSNPPKNMVAQSQSGTGKTVAFLTATLSRVDFTQPEQPQALILAPSQELADQIYRNIHTIGRFIEKLKVALAIPGRIPRGEAVRASVVVGTPGTVLDLGRRKQLDCSKLKVLVLDEADNMLDQAGLGDQCLRVKLRLLPPDTLASIQVLLFSATFPARVKQYIPKFAPDANSLILKTKELTVKGISQMFIDCPAENERYDVLCKLYGLMTVGQSIIFVKTRKSASEIQRRMVDDGHKVTVLHGEFDSGERQQLLAKFRSGESKVLITTNLLSRGIDVSSVSMVINYDIPMKPGPRGEEPDAETYLHRIGRTGRFGRIGVSISFVYDQRSFDALSAIATHFGIDLVNLPTDDWDEAEEKVKQVIKKNSAQANYVPKVEDNKADTAPAS; encoded by the exons ATGTCTGATCTTGCGAGCCGTATCACAAAGCCTGAAGAACCGGCCGCCGATGCCCCCAAGGACGATGCCCCCAAGGACGATGCGGCTGCTTCGAACGCGCAGGTTGATGGCGCATCCGCTGCCCTTGGTGGCTCTGCTCTTTACGAAGCCGATGGCGACGTCGAAGTGACCATTAGTGGTGCTGACAACGATGCCCCCATCTACTCAGCTGCCACTTGGGATGATTTGGGACT GTCGGAGCAGATTCTCAAAGGCCTCCTCGCAGAGAACTTCTTGAAGCCTTCCAAGATTCAAGGCAAATCTCTACCGCTCATGCTAAGCAACCCTCCCAAAAACATGGTTGCCCAGTCGCAATCCGGTACCGGCAAGACTGTTGCCTTCCTCACAGCCACCCTATCTCGTGTAGACTTCACCCAACCAGAACAGCCACAGGCCTTGATCCTGGCTCCTAGCCAAGAACTTGCGGACCAGATCTACAGAAATATTCACACCATTGGGCGATTTATCGAAAAGCTCAAGGTTGCGCTGGCCATACCCGGGAGGATTCCTCGAGGCGAAGCAGTTCGAGCTAGTGTTGTAGTTGGCACTCCGGGCACAGTCTTGGATCTGGGCCGCCGCAAGCAGCTGGACTGTTCTAAGCTCAAAGTCCTTGTTCTAGACGAGGCTGATAACATGTTGGACCAGGCTGGTCTTGGCGACCAATGCCTTCGAGTGAAGCTTCG GCTTCTGCCACCTGACACCCTCGCGAGCATCCAGGTGCTTCTCTTCTCCGCTACGTTCCCGGCACGAGTAAAGCAGTACATTCCAAAGTTCGCACCGGATGCGAACAGTTTGATTCTGAAGACGAAAGAACTCACCGTCAAGGGCATCTCCCAGATGTTTATAGACTGCCCGGCGGAAAATGAGCGGTATGATGTTCTTTGCAAGCTGTATGGTTTGATGACCGTTGGACAGTCGATTATTTTCGTAAAG ACCCGGAAGAGCGCCAGTGAAATTCAGCGCCGCATGGTGGACGATGGCCACAAGGTCACCGTTTTGCACGGAGAATTCGACAGTGGTGAGAGACAGCAGCTGCTCGCCAAGTTTCGCAGTGGGGAGAGCAAGGTTCTCATTACTACTAATTTGTTGTCCCGTGGTATCGACGTTTCTAGTGTCTCCATGGTCATCAACTACGACATTCCCATGAAGCCTGGACCAAGAGGCGAGGAGCCTGATGCCGAGACATATTTGCATCGCATTGGCCGAACTGGACGATTTGGCCGCATTGGCGTCAGTATCAGTTTTGTCTACGATCAGAGGAGCTTTGACGCCCTTAGTGCCATTGCTACACACTTTGGCATCGACTTGGTGAACTTGCCTACGGACGACTGGGACGAGGCTGAAGAGAAGGTCAAACAGGTTATCAAGAAGAACAGCGCACAAGCCAACTATGTCCCAAAGGTGGAGGATAACAAGGCTGATACTGCACCAGCTTCTTAG